A region from the Vicia villosa cultivar HV-30 ecotype Madison, WI linkage group LG3, Vvil1.0, whole genome shotgun sequence genome encodes:
- the LOC131660015 gene encoding signal peptide peptidase-like translates to MKNTERIANLALLGLTLAPLVVKVDPNLNVVLTACITVFVGCYRSVKPTPPTETMSNEHAMRFPFVGSAMLLSLFLLFKFLSKDLVNTVLTAYFIVLGIVALSATLLPSIKRFLPNHWNEDLIVWRFPYFRSVEIEFTRSQLVAAVPGAFFCAWYALRKHWLANNILGLAFCIQGIEMLSLGSFKTGAILLAGLFVYDIFWVFFTPVMVSVAKSFDAPIKLLFPTADLIRPFSMLGLGDIVIPGIFVALALRFDVSRGKPPQYFKSAFLGYTFGVVLTIVVMNWFQAAQPALLYIVPAVIGFLAAHCIWNGEVKQLLEFDESKVANSSEEESDAKSSKKDE, encoded by the exons ATGAAGAACACGGAACGAATTGCGAATTTAGCTTTATTAG GTTTAACGTTAGCGCCGCTTGTTGTGAAAGTAGATCCAAATTTAAATGTTGTTCTGACTGCTTGTATCACTGTGTTTGTGGGATGTTACCGATCTGTCAAACCAACTCCACCAACT GAGACGATGTCGAATGAACATGCTATGCGTTTTCCCTTTGTTGGGAGTGCAATGCTGTTATCACTTTTCTTACTCTTTAAGTTTCTATCTAAGGACTTGGTGAATACTGTGTTGACAGCCTACTTCATTGTACTTGGGATTGTTGCACTATC AGCAACATTGTTGCCATCTATTAAACGCTTTCTACCAAATCATTGGAATGAGGACCTCATTGTCTGGCGTTTTCCATATTTTCGCT CTGTCGAGATTGAGTTTACTAGGTCACAGCTCGTTGCTGCAGTCCCTGGCGCCTTTTTTTGCGCCTGGTATGCTTTACGGAAGCATTGGCTGGCAAATAATATATTGGGTCTTGCTTTCTGTATTCAG GGAATTGAAATGCTTTCTTTAGGCTCTTTCAAGACTGGTGCTATTCTATTG GCTGGTCTTTTTGTATATGACATTTTCTGGGTTTTCTTCACTCCAGTGATGGTCAGCGTCGCAAAATCATTTGATGCTCCAATTAAG CTTCTGTTCCCCACAGCAGATTTGATAAGGCCATTTTCAATGCTTGGACTTGGTGATATTGTTATTCCCG GTATCTTTGTCGCATTGGCTTTGCGGTTTGATGTATCTAGAGGAAAACCACCCCAGTACTTCAAGAGTGCATTTTTAGGATACACTTTTGGCGTGGTCCTTACAATTGTTGTGATGAACTGGTTTCAGGCTGCACAG CCTGCTCTTTTGTATATTGTACCTGCTGTAATTGGATTTTTGGCTGCCCATTGTATTTGGAATGGTGAAGTCAAACAG TTGTTGGAATTCGATGAGTCCAAGGTTGCCAATTCAtcagaagaagagagtgatgccAAATCTAGCAAAAAAGATGAATAA